The following proteins are co-located in the Chiroxiphia lanceolata isolate bChiLan1 chromosome 7, bChiLan1.pri, whole genome shotgun sequence genome:
- the CDCA7 gene encoding cell division cycle-associated protein 7 isoform X1: MAPPRPQRRGCSGKKNFTAFRNTKLIPMETSSSSDDSCDSFGSDNFANTKCKFRSDIGEELAKIFHEASDDESFCGFSENEVQDALKLESDSEENDASAESEVAQRGRKCSVPLKVAIKFPPRRSERRKGEIEPLPETPMPASDSDSDTEDKGAMFLEKRALNIKENKAMLAKLMAELQNVSGIFGGRKSLPAVSHGPKRLPRRSSPRCALRRNPDRSSRPHTRSRSLIEGPPTVLPEEEEDDQYILVRRRKVSDEYLEHEAQSPRRGHRGAMAFPHIVRPVEDVTEEELNNICGSAREKVYNRAMGSTCHQCRQKTIDTKTNCRNPDCVGVRGQFCGPCLRNRYGESVRTALLDPTWRCPPCRGICNCSFCRQRDGQCATGVLVYLAKYHGFDNVHAYLKSLKQELGMED; the protein is encoded by the exons ATGGCTCCGCCGCGCCCGCAG CGCCGAGGTTGTTCGGGAAAGAAAAACTTCACAGCCTTCCGAAATACAAAACTGATTCCCATGGAAACATCCTCATCCTCTGATGACAGTTGTGACAGTTTTGGTTCTGATAATTTTGCAAACACA AAATGCAAATTTAGGTCGGATATTGGAGAAGAACTGGCAAAAATTTTTCATGAAGCCTCTGATGATGAATCTTTCTGTGGCTTTTCAGAAAATGAGGTTCAAGATGCGTTG AAACTGGAATCGGATTCAGAGGAGAATGATGCAAGTGCAGAAAGTGAGGTAGCTCAGAGAGGGCGGAAATGCTCTGTTCCTCTAAAAGTAGCCATAAAGTTTCCACCTCGAAGATCGGAGAGGAGGAAGGGTGAGATAGAACCTCTTCCTGAAACACCAATGCCTGCTTCAGATTCAGACTCTGACACTGAAGACAAGGGTGCcatgtttttagaaaaaagagctttaaacataaaggaaaacaaagcaatg CTTGCAAAACTAATGGCTGAGTTGCAAAATGTTTCTGGTATCTTTGGTGGGAGAAAGTCATTGCCAGCTGTCAGTCAT GGACCAAAGCGACTTCCAAGGCGTTCATCACCCAGATGTGCTTTGAGGAGGAACCCAGACCGAAGTTCTCGGCCTCACACAAGGTCCAGGTCCTTGATTGAAGGTCCTCCTACTGTTTTaccagaagaagaagaagatgacCAGTACATCTTAGTGAGAAGAAGAAAGGTGTCTGATGAATACCTGGAG CATGAAGCCCAATCTCCCAGGAGGGGTCACCGTGGTGCCATGGCTTTTCCACACATTGTGCGCCCAGTTGAGGACGTAACAGAGGAAGAGCTCAATAATATTTGTGGATCTGCAAGAGAAAAAGTATATAACAGGGCCATG GGATCCACCTGTCATCAGTGTCGCCAAAAAACCATTGACACCAAGACAAACTGCCGTAACCCTGACTGCGTGGGAGTCCGGGGCCAGTTCTGTGGGCCCTGCCTCCGCAACAGATATGGGGAGAGTGTCAGAACAGCCCTGCTGGATCCG ACATGGAGGTGCCCACCATGTCGTGGAATCTGCAACTGTAGCTTCTGCAGACAAAGAGATGGCCAATGTGCAACAGGTGTCTTGGTCTATCTGGCCAAGTACCATGGCTTTGACAATGTCCATGCCTACTTAAAAAG TCTGAAACAAGAACTTGGAATGGAAGACTGA
- the CDCA7 gene encoding cell division cycle-associated protein 7 isoform X2 yields METSSSSDDSCDSFGSDNFANTKCKFRSDIGEELAKIFHEASDDESFCGFSENEVQDALKLESDSEENDASAESEVAQRGRKCSVPLKVAIKFPPRRSERRKGEIEPLPETPMPASDSDSDTEDKGAMFLEKRALNIKENKAMLAKLMAELQNVSGIFGGRKSLPAVSHGPKRLPRRSSPRCALRRNPDRSSRPHTRSRSLIEGPPTVLPEEEEDDQYILVRRRKVSDEYLEHEAQSPRRGHRGAMAFPHIVRPVEDVTEEELNNICGSAREKVYNRAMGSTCHQCRQKTIDTKTNCRNPDCVGVRGQFCGPCLRNRYGESVRTALLDPTWRCPPCRGICNCSFCRQRDGQCATGVLVYLAKYHGFDNVHAYLKSLKQELGMED; encoded by the exons ATGGAAACATCCTCATCCTCTGATGACAGTTGTGACAGTTTTGGTTCTGATAATTTTGCAAACACA AAATGCAAATTTAGGTCGGATATTGGAGAAGAACTGGCAAAAATTTTTCATGAAGCCTCTGATGATGAATCTTTCTGTGGCTTTTCAGAAAATGAGGTTCAAGATGCGTTG AAACTGGAATCGGATTCAGAGGAGAATGATGCAAGTGCAGAAAGTGAGGTAGCTCAGAGAGGGCGGAAATGCTCTGTTCCTCTAAAAGTAGCCATAAAGTTTCCACCTCGAAGATCGGAGAGGAGGAAGGGTGAGATAGAACCTCTTCCTGAAACACCAATGCCTGCTTCAGATTCAGACTCTGACACTGAAGACAAGGGTGCcatgtttttagaaaaaagagctttaaacataaaggaaaacaaagcaatg CTTGCAAAACTAATGGCTGAGTTGCAAAATGTTTCTGGTATCTTTGGTGGGAGAAAGTCATTGCCAGCTGTCAGTCAT GGACCAAAGCGACTTCCAAGGCGTTCATCACCCAGATGTGCTTTGAGGAGGAACCCAGACCGAAGTTCTCGGCCTCACACAAGGTCCAGGTCCTTGATTGAAGGTCCTCCTACTGTTTTaccagaagaagaagaagatgacCAGTACATCTTAGTGAGAAGAAGAAAGGTGTCTGATGAATACCTGGAG CATGAAGCCCAATCTCCCAGGAGGGGTCACCGTGGTGCCATGGCTTTTCCACACATTGTGCGCCCAGTTGAGGACGTAACAGAGGAAGAGCTCAATAATATTTGTGGATCTGCAAGAGAAAAAGTATATAACAGGGCCATG GGATCCACCTGTCATCAGTGTCGCCAAAAAACCATTGACACCAAGACAAACTGCCGTAACCCTGACTGCGTGGGAGTCCGGGGCCAGTTCTGTGGGCCCTGCCTCCGCAACAGATATGGGGAGAGTGTCAGAACAGCCCTGCTGGATCCG ACATGGAGGTGCCCACCATGTCGTGGAATCTGCAACTGTAGCTTCTGCAGACAAAGAGATGGCCAATGTGCAACAGGTGTCTTGGTCTATCTGGCCAAGTACCATGGCTTTGACAATGTCCATGCCTACTTAAAAAG TCTGAAACAAGAACTTGGAATGGAAGACTGA